The following coding sequences are from one Xiphophorus couchianus chromosome 22, X_couchianus-1.0, whole genome shotgun sequence window:
- the cpb2 gene encoding carboxypeptidase B2 — MTTLWVLFIFLNFDLLLQTGQCTKTSGQVLSITPNTQEQVEILKNVSTQYQTGLWQPVSPHNIKELTKVHLYVPGNSSKTVRNLLQRHDITHEVMLPNADEIIKMQMRNDSGDPRSGSTFYYRYHTLEDIYDWINRTAHDYPDKVKAILVGSSYEKRPLYALKLSLNNRPNKKAMWIDCGIHAREWISPAFCLFFVHYSLSFYNVNAEMTQILDNMDFYVLPVMNPDGYKYTWTKNRMWRKNRSPQKGTSCIGVDLNRNFDANWCTTGASPDPCTEIYCGPFPESEPESQAVANFLRSHKESIQIYLSIHSYSQMLIIPYSCTEDEAENHSELYEMVKTAADNIKRYYKNIYTYGAGAQIIYLAPGGSDDWAYNLGIKYSFTFELQDRGKYGFLLPPSDIQGACNEALLAVKTIALKVMEKPQAATGSRQAGPAA, encoded by the exons ATGACGACTCTTTgggtgttgtttatttttttaaattttgacctGCTTCTACAGACAGGACAATGCACAAAAACAAG tggcCAAGTTTTATCAATCACCCCTAACACTCAAGAACAAGTGGAGATTTTGAAGAATGTGTCCACCCAGTACCAG ACAGGTTTGTGGCAGCCCGTTTCACCTCACAATATCAAAGAGCTAACAAAAGTCCACCTCTACGTTCCTGGGAACAGCTCCAAGACGGTCAGGAACCTGCTGCAGAGACACGATATTACACATGA AGTGATGCTGCCCAATGCTGATGAGATCATTAAAATGCAGATGAGGAACGACTCCGGTGACCCAAGAAGTGGCTCCACGTTTTACTACAGATACCACACTTTAGAGGAT ATCTATGACTGGATTAACAGAACAGCCCATGACTATCCAGACAAAGTTAAAGCTATTCTTGTTGGCTCTTCATATGAGAAAAGACCACTGTACGCTCTAAAG CTGTCTCTAAACAACAGACCAAACAAGAAAGCCATGTGGATCGACTGTGGGATCCATGCCAGAGAGTGGATCTCTCCtgctttctgcttgtttttcgTCCACTAC TCTCTGTCATTTTACAACGTGAACGCTGAAATGACTCAGATCCTGGACAACATGGACTTCTACGTCCTGCCCGTCATGAACCCAGACGGATACAAATACACCTGGACAAAA AACAGAATGTGGAGGAAGAACCGTTCCCCCCAAAAGGGTACGTCCTGCATCGGAGTTGACCTGAACAGAAACTTTGACGCCAACTGGTGCA CGACAGGAGCCTCTCCTGATCCTTGCACTGAAATCTACTGCGGCCCCTTCCCTGAATCGGAGCCAGAGTCTCAGGCTGTCGCCAACTTCCTGCGCAGCCACAAGGAATCTATTCAGATCTATCTGAGCATCCACTCCTACTCTCAGATGCTCATCATCCCATATTCCTGCACCGAGGATGAAGCCGAGAATCACAGTGAACTG tacGAGATGGTCAAAACTGCTGCAGATAACATCAAGAGATATTACAAGAACATCTACACATATGGAGCAGGAGCACAGATCATTt ACCTGGCTCCCGGTGGCTCTGATGACTGGGCGTATAATCTCGGCATTAAATACTCCTTCACGTTTGAGCTCCAGGACCGTGGCAAATATGGCTTCCTGCTGCCGCCATCCGACATTCAGGGCGCTTGCAATGAAGCTCTGCTCGCGGTGAAGACCATTGCTCTGAAGGTCATGGAGAAACCCCAAGCTGCAACGGGTTCCCGTCAAGCTGGACCTGCAGCTTGA
- the alg11 gene encoding GDP-Man:Man(3)GlcNAc(2)-PP-Dol alpha-1,2-mannosyltransferase — MSAHDQLVLYLCEITRLLWKLMLPLLLLCMLLVAVLVLLVLAVRHWLQSTRNARRAREGRPTVAFFHPYCNAGGGGERVLWCAIRALQNRYVDINFVVYTGDLGVTGQQILEGARQRFNIVLPRPVRFVFLQHRVLVEPGLFPQFTLLGQSVGSVFLGWEALTELVPDLYIDSMGYAFTLPLFRYLGGCSVGSYVHYPTISTDMLSVVRERNPRFNNPDFISNSLFLSAFKLVYYCLFAVLYGMAGSCSDVIMVNSSWTLDHILSLWRSPNRTSVVYPPCDVSAFLDIPLEEDGDRKCHSIISIGQFRPEKDHRLQIRAFKKVLDRRREGLKLVLIGGCRNQEDEDRVLMLRGLCQELGVADRVEFKLNVSFEELKRQMSEATIGLHTMWNEHFGIGVVECMAAGKVIVAHKSGGPKLDIVRPFDGGQTGFLAEDEDSYAGAIEKILALPPDSRLQIRHNARQSVARFSDQEFEACFLEAMEPLMGTLER, encoded by the exons ATGTCGGCTCACGATCAGCTGGTGTTGTATTTGTGTGAAATAACGAG GTTGCTGTGGAAGTTGATGCTCCCGCTGCTGCTTCTGTGCATGCTGCTGGTCGCTGTCCTGGTCCTACTGGTGCTGGCCGTCCGTCACTGGCTGCAGAGCACCAGGAATGCTCGCCGGGCGCGGGAAGGTCGTCCCACAGTGGCATTTTTCCACCCTTACTGCAACGCTGGTGGTGGGGGAGAGAGGGTGCTCTGGTGTGCTATCAGGGCTCTACAAAACAG GTACGTGGACATCAACTTTGTGGTGTACACTGGGGACCTGGGCGTGACCGGCCAGCAGATCCTGGAAGGAGCCCGTCAGCGCTTCAACATCGTGCTGCCGCGGCCGGTCCGGTTCGTCTTCCTGCAGCACCGGGTCCTGGTGGAGCCCGGTCTGTTTCCACAATTCACCCTGCTGGGACAGAGCGTGGGGTCCGTCTTTTTGGGATGGGAGGCCCTGACTGAACTGGTCCCAGACCTTTACATCGACTCCATGGGTTACGCCTTCACCCTGCCGCTGTTTCGCTACCTGGGAGGCTGCAGCGTTGGGAGCTACGTTCACTATCCCACCATCAGCACTGACATGTTGTCTGTGGTGAGGGAGAGGAACCCAAG GTTCAACAACCCAGACTTCATCTCAAACAGTCTATTCCTGAGCGCCTTTAAGTTGGTCTATTACTGCCTCTTCGCCGTTCTCTACGGGATGGCCGGCTCCTGCAGCGACGTCATCATGGTCAACTCCTCCTGGACCCTCGATCACATCTTGTCTCTGTGGCGCTCCCCAAACCGCACCAGCGTGGTGTACCCGCCCTGCGACGTCAGCGCCTTCCTGGACATCCCGCTGGAGGAGGACGGGGACAGGAAGTGCCACTCCATCATTTCCATCGGCCAGTTCAGGCCAGAGAAGGATCACCGGCTGCAGATCAGGGCCTTCAAGAAGGTTTTGGATAGAAGGAGGGAGGGGTTGAAGCTCGTTTTGATAGGCGGATGCAGGAACCAGGAAGATGAAGACAGAGTTCTCATGCTTCGGGGACTTTGCCAGGAGCTGGGCGTCGCAGACAGGGTGGAATTTAAACTAAACGTATCTTTTGAGGAGCTGAAGAGGCAGATGAGCGAAGCCACCATTGGGCTGCACACCATGTGGAACGAACACTTCGGAatag GTGTTGTGGAGTGCATGGCAGCAGGAAAGGTCATCGTGGCTCACAAGTCAGGGGGTCCGAAGCTGGACATTGTCAGACCTTTCGACGGAGGTCAAACCGGATTCCTGGCAGAAGATGAGGACAGTTACGCAGGAGCCATAGAGAAGATCCTGGCTCTGCCGCCTGACAGCCGCCTGCAGATCAGACACAACGCACGCCAGTCGGTGGCACGCTTCTCGGATCAGGAGTTTGAAGCCTGCTTCCTGGAAGCCATGGAGCCTCTGATGGGAACACTGGAGCGATGA
- the zc3h13 gene encoding zinc finger CCCH domain-containing protein 13, producing the protein MSKIRRKVTVENSKTISDSGSSSSATTSSTTNPAAPSRRPSVFERLGPSTGSNAADSHCRNWLKTGTCSYGNTCRYTHGTQPRSKGFTFSRTTERPTGDLRERMKNKRQDVDPENLKRDLDEPTSPTVRQRDPSRGRHREKEDIKITKERTPASEEEPAEWETNREDSDIGDYDYELSLEMKRQKIQRELMQLEQENLDKREDIVIKKDEAPAKTRSTGLPKVSDELLSSKESPVSRKSSGSPKHKSGVKGVGSGKKEKKLALALAVSETTRPTKASHSKKKGPRTPSPPPPVPLDIPVVGKKHKGKHKNKEKTEEKQKEGKDRGRDTEKHKEKKEKRRDRSESSHKAKRALTSEEHSGSVSSPSRDSSPPARKKSASPKASHKASSLAFPPQRSPSPLRHQRSPTSPRHHSSSSQSGSSAHRLSPSPRRRRSSSPSYHRSSAVQVTASSPLHSRRSRSPPASHDASSPHRRSNRSSPARHHSRGRERSRGDRERTPPIQERRHDHRDESRSKREKDRDDRDYDSEVRDDRETREARERRDARERARETTRDSRDNRDGRDLKDSREIKAETRSSRESLERRDREREKERGREKERSDAYRKEEPPPDDRAYGRGHGRDDGGRTESKMDRTERNGRGRGRANEASDKGSNRNSRSSQLDSGYDNWESRSSTVRDRSAERSGNERGSDRTSDRDRYESDRRDHARDSSYDRRGGHGERDHRDNRDRGSPNRYQRRSEESERDERRTDRAEDRRDDRAREREREREKEKEREREREKEREKEREAERERARERVREREREREREEREREREREREEREREREERERERERKEREREREQRERERQREWEERERGREERRERREDSRDERKMSRKRLRVESSPSPQPLPKRAARDFSPADSDGYNSGEDKSERPTGRGPAKLHPQPLLPSPVCLPPSDSGDKHRLLSQVVRPQDRLSRSPPRSAASSEKATYWKDEDRRGARDKRDARGCHDELETRADRGRGGERRGEYLPDATADSRGRGRDQRESTPPPPLAATPVGSEDATVQSHEEGKKKTKMQRKGVKKGRKEEDIPVGAAPAPTEPPASVSADVPPPLHSPRKGAKKKGHERKRKRSPGGESDASEEETAVQAAPSKRKRGPRTPPPSMRPDRHGAATTNTERSPLSKTNNFSDWSDEEESDRGGVADTQAPPPPAERTPAEPLRRVAGHRMGRDRDRGGAPPIAPLLSPDPPMLLQTLTLQPLMSQPLLRKPPPEPVRSSSMGSNQSRASSRRPRSPSSESAHLDDPQGPRLCRGRLQGSNSRDRDRERERERERPMVGDPPGAERKSRIDQLRRGEPSRSTSSDRQDSRSHSSRRSSPDSERQGRSRSRAGSYDSREREPFERERDRKDFRPQQNQQQPPPLHLQQPVQPQRDWEPEPRDWPSRGRDPMLMRPGWEPLPRGERGERDIRERERLLPEGLVQQHERERERERDRDVRGDRGADRERERVMMDLPPHGDLRAAARGDARGDIMRSDFEPLLPREAFSSPEPEKSSNSHHPAGDQREPEKTESIDGEDDGKEDEQSIASVGEEYEPISDDELDEILADSQKKEDQQEEEKITGPLDVIDVDWSSLMPKQKQEPRAAGAALLRFTPGAVLLRAGISKRLAGPELLEQVKEVCKSELDDPKDTDKLFEHDLGALNMAAVNRRVERAGLLSNLGPCCKALCARRDFAIRRQLLKNEKGQTKQYPTTPVVDNELLQMSIRLFRRTMAGQTSAPERSESGAVPAGEAAETGSSKLSTAQPEVCVS; encoded by the exons ATGTCCAAGATCAGGCGGAAGGTGACAGTGGAGAATTCAAAAACCATTTCGGACAGcgggagcagcagcagcgccaCAACCAGCAGCACCACCAACCCCGCCGCCCCCTCTCGCCGGCCCAGCGTGTTTGAGAGACTCGGTCCCAGCACGGGGAGTAATGCTGCTGAT AGTCACTGCAGAAATTGGCTGAAGACAGGTACCTGCAGTTACGGCAACACTTGCCGCTACACACATGGAACTCAGCCACGAAGCAAAGGATTCACCTTCAGCCG GACAACCGAGAGGCCCACAGGTGACCTGCGGGAGAGGATGAAGAATAAAAGACAAGATGTTGACCCGGAAAACCTAAAGCGAGACCTAGACGAGCCCACATCCCCCACAGTGAGA CAGAGAGATCCCTCTAGAGGGCGACACAGAGAGAAGGAGGACATAAAGATCACAAAGGAGCGTACCCCGGCCAGTGAAGAAGAGCCTGCAGAGTGGGAAACTAATCGTGAAG ATTCTGATATCGGCGACTACGACTACGAGTTATCCCTCGAGATGAAGCGGCAGAAAATTCAGCGAGAACTGAtgcagctggagcaggagaacCTGGACAAGAGAGAAGATATAGTCATCAAGAAAGACGAGGCCCCCGCCAAAACCAGAAGCACGGGTTTGCCGAAG GTCTCTGATGAGCTGCTGAGCTCCAAAGAGTCGCCCGTGTCCAGAAAGTCCAGCGGCTCCCCGAAACACAAGAGTGGAGTCAAAGGGGTGGGGTCTgggaagaaggagaagaagctAGCACTGGCATTAGCtgtgtcagaaacaaccag ACCAACAAAAGCGAGCCACAGCAAGAAAAAAGGCCCCCGCACGCCGAGTCCTCCTCCCCCTGTCCCGCTGGACATTCCTGTGGTCGGGAAGAAGCATAaaggcaaacacaaaaacaaggagAAGACCGAGGAGAAGCAGAAGGAAGGGAAAGATCGGGGCAGAGATAcggaaaaacacaaagagaagaagGAGAAACGCAG GGATCGTTCAGAGAGTTCCCACAAGGCCAAGCGTGCGCTGACGTCAGAGGAGCATTCGGGCAGCGTGTCGTCTCCCTCCAGAGACTCTTCGCCTCCAGCTAGGAAGAAATCAGCTTCTCCCAAAGCGTCCCATAAAGCCTCGTCTCTAGCCTTCCCCCCTCAAAG GTCTCCTTCCCCGCTGCGCCACCAACGCAGCCCCACTTCCCCCCGCCACCACTCCTCCTCATCCCAGTCAGGCTCCTCCGCCCATCGTCTCTCCCCCTCCCCTCGCCGGCGCcgctcctcctccccctcctacCATCGGAGCTCCGCAGTGCAGGTCACCGCTTCTTCGCCTCTCCACTCTCGTCGCTCCCGATCGCCTCCTGCCTCTCACGACGCCTCCTCCCCACACCGGCGGTCCAACAGGTCCAGCCCCGCCCGCCACCACTCCAGGGGCAGAGAGCGAAGTCGCGGCGACCGAGAACGGACCCCGCCCATCCAGGAGCGCAGACACGACCACAGAGACG AGAGCCGCAGCAAACGGGAGAAGGATCGCGACGATCGCGACTACGACTCCGAAGTTCGAGATGATCGGGAGACCAGAGAGGCCCGCGAGCGACGTGACGCTCGTGAGCGAGCGAGAGAAACAACCCGAGATTCCCGTGACAACCGAGACGGCAGGGATTTGAAGGACTCCAGAGAGATTAAGGCGGAGACTCGCTCCAGCCGGGAGTCGCTGGAACGCCGCGACCGCGAACGAGAGAAGGAGCGTGGGAGGGAAAAGGAGCGGAGTGACGCCTACAGGAAGGAGGAGCCGCCTCCGGACGACAGGGCTTATGGACGAGGTCACGGACGGGACGACGGAGGGAGGACAGAGAGCAAGATGGACAGAACTGAGAGGAACGGCAGAGGAAGGGGGCGTGCCAACGAAGCCTCTGATAAAG GCTCCAACAGAAACTCCCGCAGCTCCCAACTGGACAGCGGCTATGACAACTGGGAGTCGCGGAGCAGCACGGTCCGAGACCGGAGCGCGGAGCGGAGCGGCAACGAGAGAGGCTCGGACAGGACTTCGGATCGGGACCGCTACGAGAGCGACCGCAGAGACCACGCTAGAGACTCGTCCTACGACCGGAGGGGGGGGCATGGAGAGAGGGATCACCGGGACAACCGAGACAGAG gttcTCCAAACAGATATCAGAGGAGATCTGAGGAGTCAGAGAGGGACGAGCGGAGGACGGACCGAGCGGAGGACAGACGGGATGACAGGGCCCGCGAGAGGGAgcgagagagggagaaagagaaggagcgagagagggagagagaaaaggagagggagaaagaaagagaggcagagagggagcGGGCCAGGGAGAGAGTGCGAGAGAGGGAGCGGGAAAGGGAGAGGGAGGAACGAGAGAGGGAGCGGGAAAGGGAGAGGGAggaacgagagagagagagggaggagcgggagagagagagggaaaggaaagagagggaaagagagcgAGAACAGAGGGAGCGGGAGAGGCAGCGAGAGTGGGAGGAacgagagagagggagggaggagaggcgggagaggagagaggacaGCAGGGACGAGCGGAAGATGAG TCGTAAAAGGCTCCGGGTGGAGAGCAGCCCCAGCCCCCAGCCTTTGCCCAAGCGAGCGGCGCGGGACTTCAGCCCGGCGGACAGCGACGGCTACAATAGCGGCGAGGACAAAAGTGAGCGCCCGACCGGCCGCGGGCCGGCCAAGCTCCACCCACAGCCCCTCCTCCCCAGCCCCGTGTGTCTGCCTCCATCTGACA GCGGGGATAAGCACCGTCTGCTGAGCCAGGTGGTGAGGCCTCAGGACCGCTTGTCCCGGTCGCCGCCACGAAGCGCTGCGTCGAGTGAAAAGGCCACTTACTGGAAAGACGAGGACCGCCGGGGAGCCAGGGACAAGCGGGACGCACGCGGCTGCCACGACGAGCTGGAGACGCGCGCAGATCGAGGCCGAGGAGGCGAGAGGCGGGGGGAGTACCTCCCTGATGCTACGGCGGACTCACGCGGCCGAGGCCGAGACCAAAGAGAGTCAACTCCACCGCCTCCACTTGCAGCGACTCCCGTCGGCAGCGAAGACGCCACCGTCCAGTCCCACGAGGAAGGCAAAAAGAAGACGAAAATGCAGAGGAAGGGTGTGAAAAAAGGGCGTAAGGAAGAGGATATTCCTGTAGGGGCCGCTCCTGCTCCCACAGAACCTCCAGCTAGCGTGTCTGCAGACGTTCCTCCGCCTTTACATTCGCCGAGAAAAGGAGCCAAGAAGAAGGGAcatgagaggaagaggaagcggTCGCCAGGCGGGGAGTCTGACGCGTCAGAGGAGGAGACGGCCGTCCAGGCGGCGCCCAGCAAGAGGAAGAGAGGCCCCCGGACGCCACCGCCGTCCATGAGGCCAGATCGTCACGGAGCCGCCACCACAAACACCGAGCGCTCCCCActttccaaaacaaacaatttcagCGATTGGTCCGATGAGGAGGAGTCAGACAGAGGAGGAGTGGCGGACACACAAGCTCCACCCCCTCCCGCTGAGAGGACTCCTGCCGAACCGCTGAGGAGGGTTGCCGGACACAGGATGGGCCGAGACCGGGACCGGGGTGGCGCGCCACCCATCGCTCCGCTGCTCTCCCCGGACCCCCCCATGCTGCTGCAGACTCTGACGCTGCAGCCGCTCATGTCCCAGCCGTTGCTGCGAAAACCTCCGCCGGAGCCGGtgcgcagcagcagcatggGCAGCAACCAGAGCCGGGCGTCGTCCCGCCGCCCGCGCTCGCCTTCCAGCGAGTCCGCCCACCTGGACGACCCTCAGGGGCCCCGCTTGTGCCGCGGCCGGCTGCAGGGCTCCAACTCCAGAGACCGGGACAGAGAgcgggagagagagagagagcggccgATGGTGGGCGATCCTCCTGGGGCCGAGAGGAAATCTAGAATCGATCAGCTGCGGAGAGGGGAGCCCAGCCGCAGCACCTCTTCAG ACCGTCAGGATTCCCGCAGCCACAGCTCCAGACGCAGCTCTCCGGACTCTGAGAGGCAGGGCAGGTCAAGGTCGCGAGCTGGCTCCTATGACAGTCGAGAACGGGAGCCTTTCGAGCGAGAGCGAGATCGTAAGGACTTCCGgccccagcagaaccagcagcagccgCCGCCGCTGCACCTCCAGCAGCCCGTCCAGCCCCAGAGAGACTGGGAGCCAGAACCCAGGGACTGGCCGAGCAGGGGTCGCGACCCCATGCTGATGCGTCCCGGCTGGGAACCGCTGCCAAGGGGTGAGAGGGGCGAGAGGGACATCCGGGAGCGCGAGCGGCTGCTCCCGGAGGGCCTCGTCCAGCAGCACGAGCGAGAGCGCGAGAGGGAGCGTGACCGAGACGTCCGGGGCGATCGAGGTGCAGATCGAGAACGGGAGAGGGTGATGATGGACCTGCCGCCGCACGGCGACCTGAGAGCTGCAGCGCGAGGAGACGCGAGAGGTGACATTATGAGGAGCGACTTCGAGCCTCTGCTCCCAAGAGAAGCcttcagttctccagagccagAGAAATCCAGCAACAGTCACCATCCAGCTGGAGATCAGCGTGAGCCGGAGAAGACAGAAAGCATCGACG GAGAGGATGATGGTAAAGAAGATGAGCAGTCCATCGCTTCTGTTGGAGAGGAGTATGAACCCATCAGCGACGATGAGCTGGACGAAATTCTGGCCGACAGCCAGAAAAAGGAGGatcagcaggaggaggagaaaatcaCAG GTCCCCTGGATGTGATCGATGTGGACTGGTCCAGCTTAATGCCCAAACAGAAGCAGGAGCCGCGGGCGGCGGGTGCTGCTCTGCTCCGCTTCACGCCAGGCGCCGTCCTGCTGAGGGCGGGCATTTCCAAGCGCCTCGCAGGCCCAGAACTCTTAGAACAAGTCAAAGAAGTGTGCAAGTCGGAGCTGGATGATCCCAAAg ACACTGACAAGCTCTTTGAGCATGACCTGGGAGCGCTGAACATGGCTGCCGTGAACAGACGGGTGGAGAGGGCCGGTTTGCTGAGCAACCTGGGACCCTGCTGTAAGGCGCTATGCGCTCGCAGGGACTTTGCCATTCGCCGGCAGTTGTTGAAAAACGAAAAG GGTCAAACGAAGCAGTACCCCACTACACCTGTGGTGGACAACGAGCTGCTCCAGATGAGCATCCGTCTCTTCAGAAGGACCATGGCGGGTCAGACCTCTGCCCCGGAGAGGTCAGAGAGCGGGGCGGTTCCGGCAGGTGAGGCTGCTGAAACGGGCAGCAGCAAGCTGAGCACAGCTCAACCAGAGGTTTGCGTGTCCTGA
- the chst10 gene encoding carbohydrate sulfotransferase 10, which produces MRHQWLLLGACGWVLLVLMFVSKFISFKTIEGYKKRPAQSWTVGDTKVVKLASVLSALEQNQTPSHQPSVAATVSDWQAISESRIEHLSAVCKNSSLSNLTHVSISKFVLDRIFVCDKRQILFCQTPKVGNTQWKKVLIVLNGGFPSVEEIPENLVHDHDKNGLPRLSSFSPQEITQRLNSYFKFFIVRDPFERLISAFKDKFVKNPRFEPWYKHDIAPAIIRKYRRNHRESDLAASGLHFEDFVRYLGDAEGRRRMDRQFGEHIIHWVTYAELCAPCEINYSVVGHHETLEHDAAFILRAAGIHQLVSYPAIPPGITRYNKTKVEHYFSGISKRDIRRLYARYHGDFQLFGYPTPAFLLN; this is translated from the exons ATGCGGCACCAGTGGCTGCTCCTCGGGGCTTGTGGCTGGGTCCTGCTCGTCCTCATGTTTGTCAGTAAATTCATCAGCTTTAAAACTATTGAAG GTTATAAGAAGCGACCTGCTCAAAGTTGGACTGTGGGAGATACAAAGGTGGTGAAACTGGCATCTGTGCTGAGCGCATTAGAGCAAAATCAAACGCCATCACATCAG CCCTCAGTTGCGGCCACCGTGTCAGATTGGCAGGCGATCTCTGAGAGCCGAATCGAGCATCTTTCAGCCGTGTGTAAGAACAGCAGCCTGAGCAATTTAACTCACGTCTCGATCAGCAAGTTCGTCCTCGACCGCATCTTTGTCTGCGACAAGCGCCAAATCTTGTTCTGTCAGACGCCTAAAGTGGGGAACACAcagtggaagaaggtgctcatTGTGCTCAATG GAGGTTTTCCCAGCGTGGAAGAAATCCCAGAAAACCTCGTTCACGACCACGACAAAAACGGCCTGCCCCGCCTATCGTCATTCTCCCCGCAGGAAATAACGCAAAG ATTAAACTCTTACTTTAAGTTCTTCATCGTGAGAGATCCCTTCGAACGCCTCATTTCTGCGTTCAAGGACAAGTTTGTGAAGAACCCCCGCTTCGAGCCCTGGTACAAGCACGACATCGCGCCGGCCATCATACGCAAATACCGCAGGAACCACCGCGAGAGCGACTTGGCCGCCTCTGGCCTGCACTTTGAGGACTTTGTCCGTTATCTGGGAGATGCCGAGGGCCGCCGGCGGATGGACCGGCAGTTCGGGGAGCACATCATCCACTGGGTGACGTACGCGGAGCTGTGCGCACCGTGCGAGATAAACTACAGCGTGGTCGGGCACCACGAGACCCTGGAGCACGACGCGGCGTTCATCCTGAGAGCGGCCGGCATCCACCAGCTGGTGTCGTACCCGGCCATTCCTCCGGGCATCACACGCTACAACAAGACCAAGGTGGAGCACTACTTCTCAGGGATCAGCAAGCGGGACATCAGGCGTCTTTATGCACGATACCACGGCGACTTCCAGCTGTTTGGTTACCCGACGCCAGCGTTTTTACTTAACTGA
- the rpl31 gene encoding large ribosomal subunit protein eL31 — protein MAPTKKGEKKKGRSAINEVVTREYTINIHKRIHGVGFKKRAPRAINEIRKFAMKEMGTPDVRIDTRLNKAVWSKGIRNVPYRMRVRLSRKRNEDEDSANKLYTLVTYVPVTTCKGLQTVNVDEN, from the exons ATGGCCCCAAccaagaaaggagagaaaaagaaggggCGTTCAGCCATCAACGAGGTGGTGACCAGAGAGTACACCATCAATATCCACAAGCGCATTCATGGAGT GGGTTTCAAGAAGAGGGCTCCCCGTGCCATCAACGAGATCCGCAAGTTCGCCATGAAGGAGATGGGAACTCCTGATGTCCGCATCGACACTCGCCTCAACAAGGCAGTGTGGAGCAAGGGGATCAG GAACGTGCCGTACAGGATGCGCGTACGGCTTTCCAGGAAACGTAACGAGGATGAGGACTCTGCCAACAAACTCTACACCCTGGTCACATACGTTCCTGTCACCACATGCAAAG GTCTGCAGACTGTCAACGttgatgaaaattaa